The Candidatus Paceibacterota bacterium region CCTCTCCGCGTCGGCGAACTGGCGTCGCCGGGGACTCTCCTCGCGAGCGTCGTCGGCAGCCAGGGCCTTCAGGTCAAAGCCTTCGCGAGCGGGGAAGACATAGCGCGCATCACCAAAGGCGCGCCGGCGACTATCGCCGGCGCGGTCCAGGGCGTCGTTTCGGCCGTCGCTCCGAGCGTTAATCAGACCAATAAGAAAGTCGAGGTGACGATAGCCGTCTCGAATCCCGATCGGACGAACCTCGTCGTAGGGCAGAGCGTTTCGGTGGCCATCAAAGGCGCGTCGCAGACGGGCGCGAATGCTGCGGGCTCGTACTTCCTGCCGATCCAGAACGTCAAGATAGTCCCCGGCGACGCGTATATATTCACCATCAACGCTGATTCGAAGCTCGTAAAGCATTCGGTCACGCTCGGCGCGGTCCAGGGCGATTTCATCGAAGTCACGAGCGGTATCGCCGACGACATGAGGATCGTCTCGCCGGTATACGAATTGGAGGAAGGCCAGAAAGTAGACGCGGAATAGCGCGCCATAGATCATTATGGATCATAAGAATAACGAGCATTCATCCGACAGCCGATATCTCGAACGCCTGACGTTCAATCCGGAGCTCCGAAAGACGTGGCTCAACTTTTTCGTCACCAATTTCCGCGTGGTCATGCTCCTTATCCTCGTCATCACGGCGTGGGGCATATATTCGTTCGCGAGCCTGCCGCGCGAATCGAATCCCGAGGTAAAGATACCGATCGGCATCGTTTCGACGGTCTATCCGGGCGCGTCCCCGTCCGACGTCGAGGAATTCGTCACCAAGAAGATCGAGTCAAAGCTATCCGGCCTGAAGGGCGTCAAGAAAATCACGTCGAATTCCTACAATTCGCTTTCGTCGGTTCAGGTCGAGTTCAACGCATCGGAGAACCTGGCCGACGCTATTCGAAACCTTCGCGACAAGGTCGCCGATGCCAAGCCCGACCTTTCGACCGAAGCGAAGGATCCTATAGTCACCGAGATATCGCTCGACGATACGCCAATGTGGGCGATCTCCCTTACCGGACCCTATGATGGATTCACTTTGCGCGCATTCGCCGAAGACGTCAAAGACCAGCTCGAGCGCATCCCGGGCGTCAGGGAAGTGCATATATCCGGCGGCGACGAGACCGAATACGAGATCGCGTACAGGCCCGACGATCTTATCTTTTACGGCATAAGCGCCGACGACGCCAACCGCGCTATCTTGTCGGCGAACGTCGCCATTCCTGCCGGAAACTTCGAGAGCGGCGCGTTCATATTCCCGATCCGTGCCGACGGCCGCATGACCGAAGCCGACGAGATCGGTAACATTCCCGTCACCCATATGGCCGACGGGGGAACCGTCTATGTCCGAGACGTGGCCAACGTATCCGAAAAGGCCGTAAAGAAAACGTCGTATTCGAGGCTCTCTATCGGCGGCTCCGATCCGAAGAATGCGGTCAGCCTTTCCGTCGTAAAGCGCCAGGGCGCATCGGTTCTCGAGACTGCTGCGGCGGCGCGAGCAGTCGTCAATGCCGCCATCGCGAAATCGTCGCCGGGCATCACGTACAACGTGTCGCTCGACATGGCCAAAGAGATCGAGAAGAGCTTCGATCAGCTTTCGCACGACTTCCTCATAACCGTGCTCCTTGTTTCGGTCATCTTGTTCCTCATCGTCGGCCTCAAGGAAGCGTTCGTGGCAGGTCTCGCCATTCCGCTCGTATTCTTCGTGAGCTTCGGCTTTCTCCACGTGTTCGGCATGACGCTGAACTTCCTGTCGCTCTTCTCGCTCATACTTTCGCTCGGCCTTCTCGTGGACGACGCTATCGTGGTGGTGTCCGCAACCAAGCAATATATCAATACGGGCAAATTCACGCCGGAAGAGGCGGTCCTATTGGTGCTCAACGACTTCAAATGGGTGCTCACCACGACGACCCTGGCGACGGTGTGGGCATTCCTGCCGCTCCTCATGGCGTCCGGTATCGTGGGCGAATACCTTAAATCCATTCCGATCACGGTCTCGATCACGCTCGTCTCGTCGCTTCTGATCGCGCTCATGGTCAATCATCCATTAGCGGCTGTTCTCGAGCGCATTCGCATGACCAAGAAGCTCTTCTATGTCGCGGAAGCAGGCCTGGTCGTATTTGCGGGCATGATGTTCTATAACGCGGGTATGATACCGATCGTCCTCGGCATCATCGCATTGGCTATCGAAGGCTGGCTCATATATTGGTATGAGAAGGGCGGCCGCGAAAAGATGGTCGAGAATGAGAGGCTCGTCGAAAGGGAATGGAAGGACGACGCTCTGGTCAGGCGCAAGCTCGCCGAGCAGGGCGCAAAGAACCACGATACGCTCACGTCGCGTTTCATACACGGCATCGTCAATTTCCATCGCTTCCTCCCAATATACGAGCGATCGCTCAAGCACTATATCTTCGACAAGAAGCGACGCCGATGGGTTTTGGGCGGCGTGACGGCTCTGTTCATCGCTTCTCTCATGCTCGTCGCGACGGGAATCGTCCGAAACGAATTCTTTCCGCAGTCTGACCAGGACTATGTATATATAGACGCGCGCGCGGCCGTCGGCTCGACGCTCGATCAGACGGACAGGCTTATCGCCCCTATAGAGAAGCGCGTGCAGGGATATGCCGAAGTCGGAAGCTATTCGAGCGTCGTCGGCCAGTCGAGCATCGCGGGCGGGGGATTCGGCGGCGGCACGGGCGCGTCGAACCTGGCGTCCATAACGCTTACCCTCAAGGACAAGAAAGACAGGGCGCATACGTCGTACGAGCTCGCCGATATCATCCGAAAGGACCTGACCGACGCGGATATTCCGGGCGTGACCATCAGCGTGTCGGCGCAGACGGGCGGCCCTCCGGCAGGCGCGGCATTCCAGGCCAATATCGCAGGCGACGACCTGACGGTACTGACGAAGATCATCAATGATCTGAAGCCGATCGTCGCTTCGATCCCGGGCGCGGTGAATGTGGATTCGTCTCTTAAAGATTCCGTCCCAGAATATACGTTCAAGCTCGACCAGACGGCGCTCGAGCGCAATTATCTGACCGCCGCTTCCGTCGGCACGACCCTTCGCACCGCGGTTTCCGGCGTCGAATTGATGAAGGTCATAAAAGGGGAGAAAGAGATCAGCCTTCAGGCGACGTTCGACCGCGCCTCTATCCCTGACCTCGCTTCGATCCAGAATCTCGAGATATTGAATGCACAGAAGCAGCCGGTATTCCTAAAAGACGTCGCGACGATCGAATTGCGCCCGGCCGTGGACACGATCACGCGCATAGACCAGAAGCGCACGGTCGTCCTGACCGCCGCCGCCGACTCGACGACGAACGGCCCAGCGCTCCTCGCCGCATTCCAGAAAAAGACCGCCGACTACCGCTTGCCGGCAGGCTACACCATCACGTTCGGCGGCGAGAACGAGCAGAACGCCGAATCGTTCGCGTCTATACTCCGCGCTATGTTGATCGCCATGGTGCTCATCGTCTCGACGCTCGTCATCCAGTTCAATTCGTTCAGGAAGGCGATCATCGTCCTGGTGCCGATCCCTTTGGCGCTTATCGGCGTATTCTGGGGCATGGCGGTATTCGACGTGTCGCTCGGCTTGCCCGGTTTGATCGGCATTCTCGCCCTATTCGGCATCGTGGTCAAAAACTCGATCATCCTGGTGGACAAGATCAATCTGAACCTGAAGAGCGGCATCGCATTCGTCGACGCCGTCGCCGATGCGGGCAAGTCGCGACTGGAGGCCATCTTCATCACCTCCATCTGCACCATATTCGGCATATTGCCGGTGACGCTTTCCGATGAATTCTGGCGCGCGCTCGGCAGCTCGGTCATATTCGGCCTCATGCTGTCGTCGTTCCTGACGCTCTATATAGTGCCGGCGGTGTATCTCATCGTGATGAGGTCCAAAGAGGGAGAGTAGATTGACTTTTCTATAGAAAGTGCTATAATACACAAAGGATACTCATTGGAGGTTTGATGCTACCCGCCACATGGTGTGACGGAGTGCAATTAGCCTCCAATGAGTCGAAAAAGAACGAAGCTGACGAAGAGTGATAGGCGAGTGCTTAAAAACTTCGCGCTAGAAGTAGTTGCCCTGTGGATCTTGGTCCTGCCTCTAGCCTATTGGCTTCTTTGGGCCCTTGATCACCGGTACGATTAAAATCAGAGCCGCAAGAGCGGCTCTTTTATTTCGTTCGAATGCTTGGCAGGCCGACACTCCTGAGAGACCGATATTCTTCGTCTTTTCTCTCATTCGAAATGTATCTTGTCCCCGGCTCGGCGCTCGAGCTCTGCGCGGAGGCGGGGGAAGCGGGTCAGCGAATCGTCTTCGCCGACGAGGCGGAGCGCCTCATTGCGGGCAGCTTCGACCATCTTTACATTCTGTATCGCTTCCATGGCGATGTCGGATATGCCCCACTGCTTCCTGCCGTACAATTCGCCCGTGCCGCGGAACTTCAGGTCAAATTCAGCCAGTTCGAATCCGTTTTTGGCGGTCGAAAGCGCTTTCAGCCGCTTGATGGTCTTTTCGCTCTGTGTTTCGGCGAGGACGAAGCAATATGCCTGGTGGTTCGAGCGCACGACGCGGCCGCGGAGCTGGTGCAATTGGGCGAGGCCGAACCTTTCCGCGCCTTCGATCAGGATGACCGTAGCGTTCGGCACGTTCACGCCGACCTCGACGACGGAGGTGGCGACGAGGATATGTATCTTGCCGCGCTTGAATTCGAGCATGACGCGCTCTTTCTCGGCGTCTTTCATCTTACTGTGCAAAACGCCGATCTCACATTCCTTGAACACGGTCTCTTTAAGGCGTTTCGCCTCTTCTTTCACCGATTTTGCCTGGACGGCGCTCTCTTTGGTCGGGTCTGGCTCGTCTATGCGGGGGCATATGACATACGCCTGTCGGCCTTCGCGTAATTGGGCGCGGATCGCTTCGTATGCCTGTTCCCGGTCCATGACGTCGGCACTCGTTTTGACGCTTTTCGCCGGAGCGACGATCTTCGTTATGATCGGCTTCCTGCCGTGGGGCATGGAATCGAGGAGCGATATATCGAGGTCTCCGTAGATAGTAAGAGCGAGCGTACGGGGGATCGGCGTCGCGGTCATGGAAAGGAGATGCGGGTGGATGTCGTCCTTGCGCACGAGCTTCGCGCGCTGAGCCGTGCCGAATCGATGTTGCTCGTCCACGATGGCGTATGCGAGGTTCTTGAATCTCACCGATTTCTGGATAAGCGCATGCGTGCCGATGACGATGGGGATTTCGCCGTTCGCTACCCATTTGAGGAGCTGCGCGCGCGATATGTCCGTCCAATTTTGCTTTTCGCCATGCTTGAACGAAGCGACTTTGGCCGGGAATTTCCTGCAGCCCGATCCGGTGATGAGGGCGACCGAAACGCCTGCGTGCTCGAAATATTCTATGAATGATTCGAAATGCTGGGTCGCGAGTATCTCCGTCGGGGCCATGTATGCGACCTGGAGGGCGCCGTAGTCTTTGCCGTTAGGCCTGGTCATGATCGCGGCATACGCTGTCGTAGCAGCGACAGCCGTCTTGCCCGAGCCCACGTCGCCTTCAAGGAGGCGCGACATGG contains the following coding sequences:
- a CDS encoding efflux RND transporter permease subunit — protein: MDHKNNEHSSDSRYLERLTFNPELRKTWLNFFVTNFRVVMLLILVITAWGIYSFASLPRESNPEVKIPIGIVSTVYPGASPSDVEEFVTKKIESKLSGLKGVKKITSNSYNSLSSVQVEFNASENLADAIRNLRDKVADAKPDLSTEAKDPIVTEISLDDTPMWAISLTGPYDGFTLRAFAEDVKDQLERIPGVREVHISGGDETEYEIAYRPDDLIFYGISADDANRAILSANVAIPAGNFESGAFIFPIRADGRMTEADEIGNIPVTHMADGGTVYVRDVANVSEKAVKKTSYSRLSIGGSDPKNAVSLSVVKRQGASVLETAAAARAVVNAAIAKSSPGITYNVSLDMAKEIEKSFDQLSHDFLITVLLVSVILFLIVGLKEAFVAGLAIPLVFFVSFGFLHVFGMTLNFLSLFSLILSLGLLVDDAIVVVSATKQYINTGKFTPEEAVLLVLNDFKWVLTTTTLATVWAFLPLLMASGIVGEYLKSIPITVSITLVSSLLIALMVNHPLAAVLERIRMTKKLFYVAEAGLVVFAGMMFYNAGMIPIVLGIIALAIEGWLIYWYEKGGREKMVENERLVEREWKDDALVRRKLAEQGAKNHDTLTSRFIHGIVNFHRFLPIYERSLKHYIFDKKRRRWVLGGVTALFIASLMLVATGIVRNEFFPQSDQDYVYIDARAAVGSTLDQTDRLIAPIEKRVQGYAEVGSYSSVVGQSSIAGGGFGGGTGASNLASITLTLKDKKDRAHTSYELADIIRKDLTDADIPGVTISVSAQTGGPPAGAAFQANIAGDDLTVLTKIINDLKPIVASIPGAVNVDSSLKDSVPEYTFKLDQTALERNYLTAASVGTTLRTAVSGVELMKVIKGEKEISLQATFDRASIPDLASIQNLEILNAQKQPVFLKDVATIELRPAVDTITRIDQKRTVVLTAAADSTTNGPALLAAFQKKTADYRLPAGYTITFGGENEQNAESFASILRAMLIAMVLIVSTLVIQFNSFRKAIIVLVPIPLALIGVFWGMAVFDVSLGLPGLIGILALFGIVVKNSIILVDKINLNLKSGIAFVDAVADAGKSRLEAIFITSICTIFGILPVTLSDEFWRALGSSVIFGLMLSSFLTLYIVPAVYLIVMRSKEGE
- the recG gene encoding ATP-dependent DNA helicase RecG; the encoded protein is MNLSHILEEQFRLQGPVKAALKRLGIKTIEDLLCHFPVRYGDTAESRNIESLRKGDAAVIFGTISKLKTSKGFRTKIAMADGIIDDGSGSIKAVWFNQPYLAKMIPDGAMVRIEGKVSQRRARSGATDGDLYLSNPKIEQVSELPTAVGDSLFGKDGGARTLYPVYPESRGVSSDWIYHKIQAVFKSGILDTLADPLPEDILKKYNLPSLTTALVWIHAPQNADDAAAARKRFAFEEVFFIQLERQRERKAWQKNLAFVIEPKQELMQKFVSRFPFPFTDAQSRSVADIMNDFKKGHAMSRLLEGDVGSGKTAVAATTAYAAIMTRPNGKDYGALQVAYMAPTEILATQHFESFIEYFEHAGVSVALITGSGCRKFPAKVASFKHGEKQNWTDISRAQLLKWVANGEIPIVIGTHALIQKSVRFKNLAYAIVDEQHRFGTAQRAKLVRKDDIHPHLLSMTATPIPRTLALTIYGDLDISLLDSMPHGRKPIITKIVAPAKSVKTSADVMDREQAYEAIRAQLREGRQAYVICPRIDEPDPTKESAVQAKSVKEEAKRLKETVFKECEIGVLHSKMKDAEKERVMLEFKRGKIHILVATSVVEVGVNVPNATVILIEGAERFGLAQLHQLRGRVVRSNHQAYCFVLAETQSEKTIKRLKALSTAKNGFELAEFDLKFRGTGELYGRKQWGISDIAMEAIQNVKMVEAARNEALRLVGEDDSLTRFPRLRAELERRAGDKIHFE